Sequence from the Maribellus comscasis genome:
GAATCACCCTGATTGCTGCAGTTCGGTTATCAATACCCCATGTTGGCGTTGCCGGAGCCCAGTCGCCGTGCCCAATTCGTTTGTAACTGTTCACGTTCGGAGCATACATGGGTAAAATTTCTGGGAGACAAACTAACTGTCCTGCAATATAATGCTCCAGTAATTCTGTTGTTCCTGAACTGCCGTTTTCCGAAAAAAATAAATTTCTGGTTCCCGATTCATCCCATAAACTTTGATGAATATGTCCTCCGCAGCCCGGAAGATTTGTATTCCATTTAGCCATAAAAGTGGCAACAAAGTTATGCCGGTAAGCAATTTCTTTTACACTCGATTTAAAAAGCATTGCTTTGTCAGCCGCTGCCAGAATATCATCATAGATTACAGTTGCCTCATAAACTCCCGGGCCGGTTTCAGTGTGAACTCCTTCAATAGCGACATTGAATTTTTCAAGAAGGTTAAACAACTCGGCGACATAATTATGGTTTAAAGATGTCCGTATCCCGGAATACCCAAACATTCCGGGGGTAATGGGCTGTAATTGCTGAAAATTGGAATCATGAATTTCAGAAGGTGTACCCCTAAAATTGAACCATTCAAATTCCTGGGCAAAAATGGCGTTAAATCCCATTTCGCTGCACTGTTTTTTTACGCGTTTTAATAAACTTCGCGGACAAGAGGCTGATGCGTATTTTTCATCGTTGCTAAAATCGGCTATAAAAAAAGGAACATCATTTTCCCATGGAATTTCACGAAACGTCGCAAAATCTAATTTTGCTTTGGCATCCGGGTAACCCGAATGCCAGCCGGTAACCATTGAGTTGTCATAGCACTGGTCACCGGAATCCCAGCCAAAAACTACGTCGCAAAATCCAATTTCACTTTTAGCAGCTTCTAAAAATTTATTTTTGTGAATGTATTTGCTTCTTAAAATCCCATCTACATCGGGTATACCGTACTTAAT
This genomic interval carries:
- a CDS encoding glutamine synthetase family protein, translated to MNEEEIIKKIKESDHLRIKYGIPDVDGILRSKYIHKNKFLEAAKSEIGFCDVVFGWDSGDQCYDNSMVTGWHSGYPDAKAKLDFATFREIPWENDVPFFIADFSNDEKYASASCPRSLLKRVKKQCSEMGFNAIFAQEFEWFNFRGTPSEIHDSNFQQLQPITPGMFGYSGIRTSLNHNYVAELFNLLEKFNVAIEGVHTETGPGVYEATVIYDDILAAADKAMLFKSSVKEIAYRHNFVATFMAKWNTNLPGCGGHIHQSLWDESGTRNLFFSENGSSGTTELLEHYIAGQLVCLPEILPMYAPNVNSYKRIGHGDWAPATPTWGIDNRTAAIRVIPGSKKSSRIELRVPGADTNAYLAMAASLASGLYGIKNKLKLKEPETKGNAYNETEKGTLSTNLADATEKMVNSTIARELFGAAFVEHFTKTREWEWRQFEKNVSDWELKRYFEII